CCTCGGCGGCCAGGAAGGCGTTGGCGCTGCGCACGACCGTGCCGATGTTGAAGTCGTGCTGCCAGTTCTCGATGGCGACGTGGAAGTCGTGGCGGCGGGTGTCGAGGTCGGCCCGGATCGCCTCGAGGCTCCAGTAGCGGTAGCGGTCGACGACGTTGCGCCGGTCACCGCCGGCGAGCAGCTCGGCGTCCCACTGCTCCCCCGTGGGCCAGGGACCCTCCCAGGGGCCCACCCCGACCTCGGCCGGGCCGTGCGGCATCGGGTCGTACGGCGCCCGGCGGGCCTCCTCGGGCAGGTCGGGGCCGACGGGAGGGGGACTCTGCGCGGACACGTCCGCAGGCTAGTCGGCGCCGACCGATAGGCTCACGTCCGTGCTGGGTATCGAGCCGCTCCTGTTCGGCATCGAGTGGCTCCAGCTGGAGTGGTGGCTGGGCCACTTCGGGCAGACGCTCTTCTGGATCGCCCTCGCTGTCGTGTTCGTCGAGTGCGGGCTGCTGTTCCCGTTCCTGCCCGGCGACACCCTGCTCTTCAGCCTCGGGCTCTTCATCGCCACCGGCCAGATCGACCTGTTCCCCGGCGGCGTGGTCACCGAGCTCGCCATCGCCATCGTGCTGCTGATCGCGGCCGCCTTCGCCGGCAACGTCGCGGGCTACGAGATCGGGCGCCGCATCGGTCCACCGCTCTACGCCCGCGACGGGCGCATCATCAAGCGCAAGCACTTCGACCAGACCCACGACTTCTTCGACCGGCACGGCTCGACCGCGCTGGTGCTGGGCCGGTTCGTGGCGTTCGTGCGCACCTTCGTCACCGTCGTGGCCGGTGCGACCGGGATGCCGCGGCGCACCTTCTGGCTGTGGAGCTTCGTCGGCGCGGTGCTCTGGGTCGTGGGGATCACCCTGCTGGGCTACTTCCTGGGCGGCATCCCCTGGCTCGGCGACAACCTCGACTTCGCCATCCTGCTGATCCTCGCGGTCTTCGCGGTGCCGCTCGTGCTCGAGTGGCGCCGGGAGTCGGGCACCACCCGCTGACCCGGCGCAAATCTCACGCTGACCCGGCGCAGATCTCACGCTGACCCGGCGCGAACTTCGCCTCGAGCCGGCACGAACCGTCAGCCTCGGGCGGTGTCGCGAGTCGCGCGCGCCTCGACGACCACCAGCACCAGCACCACCGCGGCGCCCAGCAGCGCCAGCAGCACGGGGCCG
The Nocardioides marinisabuli genome window above contains:
- a CDS encoding DedA family protein, whose amino-acid sequence is MLGIEPLLFGIEWLQLEWWLGHFGQTLFWIALAVVFVECGLLFPFLPGDTLLFSLGLFIATGQIDLFPGGVVTELAIAIVLLIAAAFAGNVAGYEIGRRIGPPLYARDGRIIKRKHFDQTHDFFDRHGSTALVLGRFVAFVRTFVTVVAGATGMPRRTFWLWSFVGAVLWVVGITLLGYFLGGIPWLGDNLDFAILLILAVFAVPLVLEWRRESGTTR